In Debaryomyces hansenii CBS767 chromosome A complete sequence, a genomic segment contains:
- a CDS encoding DEHA2D16258p (similar to uniprot|O00021 Saccharomyces cerevisiae YOR056C NOB1 Nin1 (One) Binding protein) → MSEVNRVINGNKKIKTLVFDAGPLITQSASSLQQHAYNYYTTPGVHSELKDDNVRQQLLIWDDKLQVRQPKPEYIQKVVSFAKLTGDYAVLSTNDLHIIALAYELECEANKGDWRLRKYPGEVLVHQTKTGEKVEIKQDAESKAESEKIANSENDESKPAESEQEESTQTADAGKKKPRRRGGKKQRAKREAQLQNELDEEQMEGDEAAAVVSTDPVEVSGKDSVFSQESLKEETSVEDAGEKSDLDEAYNEEDDDGDWITPENLQEEMVKDTNEQIQEASSSEKSGPFIKVALSTGDFACQNVAMQIGLNLMNAMSGKQIRRVRNYMYRCYACFRLTPIPKNGKPKHFCPKCGGNTLLRCAVSIDNATGKVTPHLKANFQWFKRGDRYTLPSPLSKNQQRLQGKAGYQHNKQNRHKTLQDPLILREDQKEYGQAVKNDEWQRRQNDKMLQQWIGGGSADNYVSPFTTLQNIRPSGVKVGKGRFVNSSKGKRS, encoded by the coding sequence ATGAGTGAAGTTAATAGAGTTATAAACGGgaacaagaagataaaGACCTTAGTGTTCGATGCCGGTCCGTTAATTACGCAATCTGCGTCTTCATTACAACAACACGCCTATAACTACTACACCACACCTGGTGTACATAGTGAGTTGAAGGATGATAATGTCAGACAGCAGTTATTGATCTGGGACGATAAACTTCAAGTGAGGCAACCCAAGCCGGAGTACATTCAAAAGGTTGTAAGTTTTGCAAAATTGACGGGGGATTATGCTGTATTATCGACAAATGATTTGCATATCATTGCGTTGGCGTACGAGTTAGAATGTGAAGCAAATAAAGGGGACTGGAGACTTAGAAAGTATCCAGGAGAGGTATTGGTACATCAGACGAAGACAGGCGAGAAGGTCGAGATAAAACAAGACGCAGAAAGTAAGGCGGAAtctgaaaaaattgcaaatagTGAAAACGATGAATCAAAGCCAGCGGAATctgaacaagaagaatcgACACAAACTGCGGATGCGGGTAAGAAGAAGCCACGTCGTAGAGGAGGTAAGAAACAAAGAGCCAAAAGGGAAGCCCAGTTACAAAACGAATTAGACGAAGAACAAATGGAAGGTGATGAAGCTGCAGCTGTTGTTTCAACTGACCCAGTTGAAGTCTCCGGCAAAGATTCTGTTTTTTCACAAGAGTCATTGAAGGAAGAAACATCAGTAGAAGACGCGGGCGAGAAGTCAGACTTAGATGAAGCTTACAATGAAGAGGATGACGATGGAGACTGGATTACACCCGAAAACTTACAGGAAGAGATGGTAAAGGATACTAATGAACAGATCCAGGAAGCATCCTCGTCAGAGAAACTGGGCCCATTCATTAAAGTTGCATTATCTACCGGCGATTTCGCATGTCAAAATGTTGCCATGCAAATTGGTCTTAATCTAATGAATGCTATGTCCGGTAAGCAAATAAGAAGAGTTCGTAATTACATGTACCGTTGTTACGCATGCTTCCGCTTGACACCTATCCCTAAAAATGGAAAACCAAAGCATTTCTGTCCAAAGTGTGGTGGTAATACCTTGTTGAGGTGTGCTGTCTCTATCGATAATGCTACTGGTAAAGTCACTCCCCATTTAAAAGCAAATTTCCAGTGGTTTAAGAGAGGTGATAGATATACCTTACCTTCTCCATTGTCCAAGAATCAACAAAGATTGCAAGGGAAGGCTGGTTACCAGCATAATAAGCAAAACCGTCATAAAACTTTACAGGATCCTCTTATTTTGAGAGAAGATCAGAAAGAATACGGTCAAGCTGTTAAGAACGATGAATGGCAAAGAAGACAAAATGATAAGATGTTGCAACAATGGATTGGTGGTGGTAGTGCTGATAACTACGTCTCTCCATTTACTACCTTACAAAATATAAGACCTTCAGGCGTGAAAGTTGGAAAAGGTCGTTTCgtcaattcttcaaaggGTAAGAGAAGCTAA
- a CDS encoding DEHA2D16280p (similar to uniprot|P40582 Saccharomyces cerevisiae YIR038C GTT1 ER associated glutathione S-transferase capable of homodimerization) yields the protein MSQEDKIILHWLEKSRSHRILWLLEELNLEYELKVYRRTKDYRAPPELNKVHPLGKSPVIEIIKPGRSTPVILAETGYMIDYLIRNYDTEQKLVPSDEDERELVNYYLQFAEGSLQPFLVSLLVNNMAKKMAPFGAGFLVNKVVSQINNLYYGPELMKALDFLENNLKKGNGEYFVGNKLTGADIILSFPIYDNVFGDLERTKAMTGGKFDVVTKYPTMKAWADMIKKEPNLIKANEIIDSKTGTSKL from the exons ATGTCtcaagaagataaaattattttgcaTTG GCTTGAAAAGTCAAGATCTCACAGAATATTATGgttattggaagaattgaatCTCGAATATGAATTAAAGGTATACAGAAGAACCAAGGATTACCGTGCACCACCAGAATTAAACAAGGTGCACCCATTGGGGAAGTCACCTGTCATCGAGATCATTAAGCCAGGTAGATCCACGCCAGTCATCTTGGCCGAAACCGGATATATGATTGACTATTTAATCAGAAATTACGATACAGAACAAAAGTTGGTTCCtagtgatgaagatgaaagaGAATTGGTCAATTACTACTTGCAATTTGCCGAGGGTAGTCTTCAACCATTCTTGGTGTCGTTGTTGGTCAACAACATGGCCAAAAAAATGGCACCATTTGGGGCTGGCTTTTTGGTTAACAAGGTGGTGCTGCAgatcaataatttatattacgGCCCAGAATTAATGAAGGCCCTCGActttttggaaaataaCTTGAAAAAGGGCAACGGTGAGTACTTTGTAGGCAACAAATTGACCGGTGctgatattattttgagTTTCCCAATATATGACAATGTATTCGGCGACCTCGAAAGAACAAAGGCTATGACTGGCGGTAAGTTTGATGTCGTTACCAAGTATCCTACTATGAAGGCCTGGGCTGATATGATCAAGAAGGAACCTAACTTGATCAAGGCTAACGAAATTATCGACTCCAAGACTGGCACATCGAAATTGTAA
- a CDS encoding DEHA2D16302p (weakly similar to uniprot|P40582 Saccharomyces cerevisiae YIR038C GTT1 ER associated glutathione S-transferase capable of homodimerization), producing the protein MSSGDHGDKFVLHWLDQSRAHRILWLLDLLGLKYEIKTYLRHPTTWRGPSSLLKVHPSGKSPILEIMFGDGRESLKLAESGFIIQYLLKNYDHDNLLTPVDPNLQLKVDYYLHYTEGTLQHITIALLINSVAKSIAPLGTKSVVKLVTKGINNGYYVHEWRLNMQYLEDQLEREGTGYFVGDRLSGADIILSFPIYENVFDNEVQIKDITGEKGDLYKKYPHLAAWCDKIRNNPSYIKITEMMDGKVDNYMRRSSTSSK; encoded by the exons ATGTCCTCTGGTGACCATGGTGATAAGTTTGTCTTGCATTG GCTTGACCAGTCAAGAGCACATAGAATTCTATGGCTATTAGATCTTTTAGGGttaaaatatgaaatcaAAACTTACCTACGTCATCCAACAACCTGGAGAGGtccatcttcattattgaaggtTCATCCTTCGGGAAAATCTCCAATATTGGAAATCATGTTTGGCGATGGGAGAGAATCGTTAAAGTTGGCCGAAAGTGGATTTATAATACAGtatttgttgaagaattacGATCATGACAACTTATTGACTCCCGTGGACCCGAATTTACAACTCAAGGtggattattatttgcattataCTGAGGGAACTCTACAACATATCACGATAGCGTTGTTAATCAATTCTGTAGCGAAGAGTATAGCCCCACTCGGAACAAAAAGTGTGGTTAAGCTAGTGACCAAAGGAATCAATAATGGCTATTATGTTCACGAATGGAGGTTGAATATGCAATATTTGGAAGACCAACTAGAAAGGGAGGGGACAGGTTATTTTGTCGGGGACAGGTTATCTGGGGCAGATATTATCCTAAGCTTCCCAATCTACGAGAACGTTTTTGATAACGAAGTGCAGATAAAGGATATTACGGGGGAAAAGGGTGATTTGTATAAGAAATACCCACATCTTGCTGCATGGTGTGataaaattagaaataacCCCCTGTACATTAAGATAACCGAAATGATGGATGGAAAGGTAGATAATTACATGCGTAGGTCGTCTACCTCGAGTAAGTGA